In the genome of Afipia felis ATCC 53690, the window CCGCGCTTCCGTGAATACATCGTGCAGGAAAACGTCCCGAACTACACCGTGCCCGGCCAGGTGATGGTGGGCGTGACGCTGCCGGAGATGGGCGTGTCATACTACGATGTGCCGCAGCAATACGGCGCGCACCGCTATCGCTACACCCGGGTGAATAATGAATACGTTCTTGTCGATCCTTCGACGCGACGGGTCATTCAGGTCATCGAGTAAGCCGACGCTCCAAAAATGGCGAAGCCGTCCAGTGAATGCTGGACGGCTTCGTGATAGGCGATCCACAGGGTCGTAAAACTCAATCCTGGATCTTCGAGAAGTCCGCGACCGCGTGCGTCGCTTCGCGGATTTCATTGAGGAGCTTCAGACGATTTTCACGCACCGCCTTGTCGTCGTCGTTGACCTTCACCTTGTCGAAGAAGGCATCGACAACGGGTCGCAGCTTCGCCAATGCGGTCATGGCCGCAGCGAAATCTTCTTTCGCGACGGCAGCACCCGCCTCGGCCTTCACCTGATCGATGGCGGCCGCGAGTTT includes:
- a CDS encoding DUF1236 domain-containing protein — its product is MRKSALVLAVLAGTAAVPAAVQAQGIIVRDGATTGMVVDDGGIAPDLQPRFREYIVQENVPNYTVPGQVMVGVTLPEMGVSYYDVPQQYGAHRYRYTRVNNEYVLVDPSTRRVIQVIE